DNA from Tripterygium wilfordii isolate XIE 37 chromosome 4, ASM1340144v1, whole genome shotgun sequence:
GTTTTAATCAAAATACATTAAAGATATAATAATAGATTCGGGGTAGTGtatttataaatacatatacattttaaattgatgttgtggtgtattttttttaatgggggAGGGGGGATTCGAACACTGATCATTAGGGTGATACACACACCATCCTTATCACTCAACTAGTAATTCAAGTTTATATTATGGtgtatcaatttatatatatataactgaggatccacaaggcttctccttaattcttggtgccacgtggatgccTCTACAAAAAAGCCTACACATTCTAATCAAACCTGATAAAAGGGAATGATTGGCAACTTGAGTGATgagaattaattcaaaaaaacaaaatgtaacggacaaaaaaaaattaaaatatattgaaaaactttaagACTCATAATACATACGGTTAataatattcaaataattttaaaatcatattgaattgtatgggaatttaatgtttcatgggagtggtttgatgttgtttcggTTTCACTAAGGCCATGTATTGCTAataatgagagtcttttgatattactcaattaatgaaattcctttgtagtatttagtttgaaaacattttgtgtgtttacTCAATTAATTCCTTTGTAGTATTTACTCAATTAATTATGtgcattaattaccatcattttgtgagaatttttgtgtgtttttatcattatttttgtgtgtttttgtagtatttagttgatgtattgtgcatgtttagagtttggtcaggtttagtagtctgtttggattgcaacatacacaacatgagaggcttttctcatgctatattgttataatgtgtaagtaaattcagcccatttggtattggaacatgtaagtggtgatagGAAAGTatggtagaattcaatgagttgttgaaggttaaagtgattataggcataaatctaccagtcatacataacatttcaaaaatataaattcaaaaatcttattctaaaaatataaagaatcttattctaaaaatataatttcaaaaatactacttatgctacattgtactttTCGATATtgaatgtcactttgtagagaatGTTATACTAACcttacaatattgtctcataaacatgtctttggtgacctaAAACACTTCATAAATACTAGCGAAGCAAATAAGAATTGATAAACTTTTAGCATACTTATTCTTTAtttatcaaatttcttacaccctattagaaaaaaaatttcttagcaaattaaaaaaaggtattgtacatattttatcttcatcttacaatcatttctattttctacaattaaagctctactactcttcatgttaacaaagtatcgaaaaattttcacacatctctatttttcaatcaaaatatgtgctgcgcgaagcgcgggcatgcaattagtttaacaaaaataattatgtatttaagaacatccACGGTGGGATGGTTTTATAGTGCTTGAAATGATACTTTTTCCATAAATGTAGTGTTAGATGCTCATAATGGGTAATATTTGACACTCCAAAACATGTACAAATTTAACCCACATTGATCAATGGAGTACtctatagttgatgaatagtgcaGGTTACgggacccactcatccaattaactTGTACCACCcgagagagaagggaagagagagaatgaactATTGCAATACTATATTACTATCAAGAGTGTACCATTATAGCACAACACTTGAGATAATGAAGTGTGCATAGAATACAAAGTATTTGGAGTGCTAGATTGCTACTAGCCCATTGTGAATGCTCTAAACCCTTCCCAACTCCCAAATAGTAGGTCCCAATGCCTACAATTTACTTCAGGGGTCGCTATGCAGAAAAGCAATAGTGGGAGGGGTGTATTTGTCTTTTCTCTACAAACGAGAAAAGGGCAGGGTTTTAATTTGAAACCCTCCTAAAACCTCACCACATTTCCTCCTTTCTCACGCCAAACCAAGGGGGCGACCGATGCAATCCATCTTTCGTTCACCCTCGAAACGCCGTCCTCTCCTCCATCACCGTGGCTTCGTCGACGGCGCCGGCTTCAAATACGTCCGCGATCGAGGCCTCGACCACGTTGTCGAGCGAGAGAAGCACCTTAGACCCGTTATCAACGTCAAGAACCTAATAAAGTCTGAGCCCTCCAAGTCCATTCCCATTTCAGTCATATCCCAGCAGAGAGACTCCCTCAGGTTCCCCTTTCGACCCATCGATTTCATCCGCAAATACCCGGCAATTTTCGAAGAATTCCTTCCTGGCGGTATTCACCCCCACATCAAGCTTAAGACAGAGGTTCTGGATCTTGACGCCGAAGAGAATTTGGTCTATCAGAGCGACAACTACAGGCAGAATGTCGCGGATAGGCTTTTGAAGCTGTTAATGATTTCAAGAATCAATAAAATTCCTTTGAGAATTCTTGATACTCTGAAATGGCATCTAGGTCTCCCTCAAGATTATGTTCAGAGCCTTGTACCCGAATTCCCTGATTACTTTCGAGTTATTGATGGAAGTCATTCAACCACGTGTGGGTTGAAATCAGATTTGAATTTGGAGTTGGTTTGCTGGAATAGTGAATTGGCTGTTTCGGCGATAGAGAAGAAGGTGAAAGGTTATGAGAAGGGGATGCCTATTGTGTTCCCTATGCATTTTTCCAGGGGTTCTGAGATGGATAAGAAGGTGAAGAAGTGGGTGGATGATTGGCAGAGGTTGCCATACATATCTCCTTACGAGAATGCTTGCCATCTTGGGCCTAACACAGATGAATCTGATAGGTGGGCAGTTGCGGTTATGCACGAGGTTCTTAATCTTTTTGTTGCAAAATTTGGTGAGTGGGATAATGTCTTGCAGCTTGGAGAGTGGTTGGGGATTCGGTCAAGGTTAAAGAGAGCATTGCTTCACCATCCCGGAGTATTTTACTTGTCCAGTAAGGTTGGAACCTATACGGTGGTTTTGAGGGAGGGCTTTAAGAGGGGGTTGTTGATTGAGAAGAATCCCTTGGTGGATATTAGGAATCAGTATCTGCACCTTATGCATTCAGTAAAGGAAGATAGTAAACTGGTTAGTATGCCTGGCGGAAGCAAGCAAGAGAAGAAGACAACTACTCATGAAGAGTCCAAAGCAGAAGAGAAAATGGACGATAATGATCTTGATGATAGCTTGGAAGAGAGTGATGATGAAAGCTTGGAAGAGAGTGATGATGATAGGGACCATGAATTCCAAGCTGATGGTAATGAAGACAGTGAAGAGGACGAGAATGGGGAGCAATATTTGAAGAAAAGAGGTGCTTTCAGAAATGATTCATCTAGTAGAGGAAGAACAAATAGGAAGATTATGGGTGTTCAAGGGTCTTCAAGGGGTTTTGAAATAAGTTCAGATAGTAAAGGCGATGGCAAACCTAAAGAAAAGAATTCTAGAAGAAGAGAGATGAGTAGAGAGCTGATTATTCAT
Protein-coding regions in this window:
- the LOC119997697 gene encoding protein WHAT'S THIS FACTOR 9, mitochondrial-like; translated protein: MQSIFRSPSKRRPLLHHRGFVDGAGFKYVRDRGLDHVVEREKHLRPVINVKNLIKSEPSKSIPISVISQQRDSLRFPFRPIDFIRKYPAIFEEFLPGGIHPHIKLKTEVLDLDAEENLVYQSDNYRQNVADRLLKLLMISRINKIPLRILDTLKWHLGLPQDYVQSLVPEFPDYFRVIDGSHSTTCGLKSDLNLELVCWNSELAVSAIEKKVKGYEKGMPIVFPMHFSRGSEMDKKVKKWVDDWQRLPYISPYENACHLGPNTDESDRWAVAVMHEVLNLFVAKFGEWDNVLQLGEWLGIRSRLKRALLHHPGVFYLSSKVGTYTVVLREGFKRGLLIEKNPLVDIRNQYLHLMHSVKEDSKLVSMPGGSKQEKKTTTHEESKAEEKMDDNDLDDSLEESDDESLEESDDDRDHEFQADGNEDSEEDENGEQYLKKRGAFRNDSSSRGRTNRKIMGVQGSSRGFEISSDSKGDGKPKEKNSRRREMSRELIIHGISKDGRKFNDDEFEDNDSDNGEEGKNGEQYLKQRGAFRNASSSRGRTNRNDSGVLGSSRGFEIQRSDSKGYSKPKDKISRRRDTHRDHNIRGSSKERCKFSGDKFGDDANDYQEKENGEQYLRQGGAFRNASSSRGRTNRKGNMGFQGASRGFERQRSDSKGHGKPKENFSKRRETSREHNIRGSSGERSSSTDSRGRSLPIKNIST